One Perca flavescens isolate YP-PL-M2 chromosome 9, PFLA_1.0, whole genome shotgun sequence genomic window carries:
- the fam174c gene encoding protein FAM174C has protein sequence MTFYRVLSAVFVPICCVFVSAAKDALTLTTGTGGGGTVAPGPAVTNSSGGANSTHSGGGGGGGGRMLSGLNVDSSMIQRALYVLIAITMIGVLYFLIRAVRMKRPAPKKKYGLLANSEDSVEMEGGESDEDDTLYEARSLRR, from the exons ATGACTTTTTACAGAGTTCTCTCGGCGGTGTTTGTACCGatatgttgtgtgtttgtgtccgcGGCGAAGGATGCGCTCACACTCACCACCGGCACCGGCGGCGGCGGCACCGTGGCGCCCGGACCCGCGGTTACGAACTCCTCCGGCGGGGCGAACTCCACACACAGCGGTGGCGGAGGCGGCGGCGGCGGTAGGATGCTTAGCGGCCTAAATGTGGACAGCTCGATGATCCAGAGGGCCCTGTACGTGTTGATCGCCATCACCATGATTGGAGTTCTCTACTTCCTCATCCGAGCTGTGCG gATGAAGAGGCCCGCCCCCAAGAAGAAGTACGGTCTGCTGGCGAACTCGGAGGACTCGGTGGagatggaggggggggagagtgACGAGGACGACACGCTGTATGAAGCTCGCAGCCTCCGCAG ATGA